The Euphorbia lathyris chromosome 3, ddEupLath1.1, whole genome shotgun sequence genome contains a region encoding:
- the LOC136222513 gene encoding ribosome-inactivating protein cucurmosin-like yields MKVSILLATWLSCSFLIASAINYSTVTFTTHLESVGSYQTFITSLRNKLQSGSKSHDIAVLRKESQITNQNMFLLVELINYDEKLSITLAVNVSDAYVIAYKSGAKSFFLKDAPKVSEALLFDRTTKEPRLSVDTNYNNLGDRTKVGLGIGPLGRAITALNKFDGVSVDATFRNSLLVVIQMVSEAARFKFIELQIENNITGQYKPKWDTITYENRWDRLSEQIQLSGTNGVFKTPVDLENADGTAKIVSNVADVKSDITILKYHGSGEGFGEEIVEEWLQVL; encoded by the exons ATGAAGGTATCAATTTTGTTGGCAACATGGTTAAGTTGTAGTTTTCTAATAGCTTCAGCAATTAACTACTCAACTGTTACATTTACAACCCATCTTGAAAGTGTTGGAAGCTACCAAACTTTCATAACTTCTTTACGAAACAAGTTACAGAGTGGATCTAAAAGCCATGACATTGCAGTACTGCGAAAAGAATCCCAAATTACAAACCAAAATATGTTCCTTCTGGTTGAGC tcattaaTTATGATGAAAAACTCTCAATCACATTAGCAGTAAATGTTTCTGATGCATATGTGATTGCATATAAATCTGGAGCTAAATCCTTCTTCTTAAAGGATGCTCCTAAGGTATCAGAAGCACTCCTTTTCGACCGAACAACGAAAGAACCTCGTCTATCAGTGGATACCAATTATAACAATTTGGGAGATAGAACTAAAGTCGGATTAGGAATTGGACCATTAGGAAGAGCAATCACAGCACTCAACAAGTTCGATGGAGTATCTGTTGATGCTACTTTTAGAAATAGTCTTCTTGTTGTTATACAAATGGTTTCAGAGGCTGCAAGATTCAAATTCATCGAACTACAGATTGAGAATAACATAACAGGCCAGTATAAGCCAAAATGGGATACTATTACCTATGAAAATAGATGGGATAGACTTTCTGAACAAATCCAGCTATCTGGTACTAATGGAGTATTTAAAACACCGGTTGATTTGGAAAATGCCGATGGTACTGCCAAAATTGTGTCCAATGTTGCAGATGTTAAATCAGATATTACTATCTTGAAATATCATGGATCTGGGGAAGGATTTGGAGAAGAAATTGTGGAAGAGTGGCTACAAGTGCTCTAA